A single region of the Bacteroides luhongzhouii genome encodes:
- the hdhA gene encoding 7alpha-hydroxysteroid dehydrogenase: MNRFENKVVVITGAAGGIGEATTRRIVSEGGKVVIADHSEKKAEQLANELTHAGADVRHVYFSATELQSCKELIDFSMNEYQRIDVLINNVGGTDPKRDLNIEKLDINYFDEAFHLNLCCTMYLSQQVIPIMTTNGGGNIVNVASISGLTADANGTLYGASKAGVINLTKYIATQMGKKNIRCNAVAPGLVLTPAALNNLNEDVRNIFLGQCATPYLGEPEDVAAAIAFLASNDARYITGQTIVVDGGLTAHNPTVALS; the protein is encoded by the coding sequence ATGAACAGATTCGAAAATAAAGTAGTTGTCATCACCGGTGCTGCCGGTGGTATTGGCGAAGCAACCACACGCCGCATTGTCTCCGAAGGGGGCAAAGTAGTCATTGCTGACCATTCTGAAAAAAAGGCGGAACAGCTTGCCAACGAACTTACTCATGCAGGGGCCGACGTGCGCCATGTCTATTTTTCCGCCACCGAACTCCAGAGTTGCAAAGAGCTGATTGATTTTTCTATGAATGAATATCAACGAATAGATGTACTGATTAATAATGTAGGAGGAACCGATCCCAAACGTGACCTTAATATCGAGAAGCTGGATATCAATTACTTTGACGAGGCATTCCACCTGAATCTCTGCTGTACCATGTACCTTTCTCAACAGGTCATCCCTATCATGACTACCAATGGCGGCGGAAACATTGTCAACGTAGCTTCCATAAGCGGACTTACTGCTGATGCTAACGGTACATTATATGGTGCCAGCAAAGCGGGCGTCATCAACCTGACGAAATACATCGCTACCCAAATGGGAAAGAAAAATATCCGCTGCAATGCCGTAGCCCCGGGATTGGTACTTACCCCCGCGGCATTGAATAACCTGAATGAAGATGTACGCAACATCTTCCTCGGCCAATGTGCCACTCCTTATTTAGGAGAACCGGAAGACGTCGCAGCTGCCATCGCTTTTCTAGCTTCGAACGATGCAAGGTACATCACGGGACAAACAATCGTCGTAGATGGTGGCCTGACTGCTCATAACCCGACAGTAGCGTTATCATAG